From a region of the Gordonia sp. PP30 genome:
- a CDS encoding 4Fe-4S binding protein codes for MPHVVTQACCGDASCVYACPVNCIHPTPDEPDFGTAEMLYIDPDTCVDCGACVTACPVGAISPGHRIPETQKRFASVNADHYRDPSPDAVRFPVSALWRKPLAPIEKPRSLHGTPDPLRVAIVGSGPSAMYAADELLKHRQVHITMYERLTEPFGLARFGVAPDHPATRSVVNLFNTIAQNPRLRILLNVEIGRDITLDELREQHHAVLWAGGAPTDRPLEITGVDLPGVQSATSVVGWYNGHPDFVTAGPRLDTERAVIIGNGNVALDVARILTADTNRLAVTEISLDALAALRDSQLREVVVVARRGPEHAAFTLPELIGLADGPARVWVDPADLEHVDDDAVHDIETAEKIVLLREIAAGPKPEEPYLRLAFGLTPERVLGTDRAEGVRFRRTTTDSEFVDLDAGLVFTAIGYRGRPVPGLPFDDARGTVANVAGRVVADQHPVPGLYVTGWIKRGPNGFIGTNKTDSTETVAKLLADAEAGLLSPAPVGV; via the coding sequence ATGCCCCACGTCGTCACCCAGGCATGTTGCGGCGACGCCTCGTGCGTTTACGCCTGCCCGGTCAACTGCATCCATCCGACCCCGGACGAACCCGATTTCGGCACCGCCGAGATGCTCTACATCGATCCGGACACCTGCGTCGATTGCGGCGCCTGCGTCACCGCCTGCCCGGTCGGCGCGATCTCCCCCGGCCACCGGATCCCGGAGACGCAGAAGCGTTTCGCCTCGGTGAACGCGGACCACTACCGCGATCCGTCGCCGGACGCCGTCCGGTTCCCGGTCAGCGCGCTGTGGCGCAAGCCGCTCGCGCCGATCGAGAAGCCGAGATCGCTGCACGGCACCCCCGACCCGCTCCGGGTCGCGATCGTCGGCTCCGGGCCGTCGGCCATGTACGCCGCCGACGAGCTGCTCAAGCACCGGCAGGTCCACATCACGATGTACGAGCGGCTGACCGAGCCCTTCGGTCTGGCCCGCTTCGGCGTCGCGCCCGACCATCCGGCGACCCGCAGCGTGGTGAACCTGTTCAACACGATCGCGCAGAACCCGCGCCTGCGGATCCTGCTGAACGTGGAGATCGGCCGCGACATCACGCTCGACGAACTGCGCGAGCAGCACCACGCCGTGCTCTGGGCCGGCGGCGCGCCGACCGACCGGCCGCTGGAGATCACCGGCGTCGACCTGCCCGGCGTGCAGAGCGCGACCTCGGTCGTCGGCTGGTACAACGGCCACCCCGACTTCGTCACGGCCGGCCCGCGACTGGACACCGAGCGCGCGGTCATCATCGGCAACGGCAACGTCGCCCTGGATGTCGCCCGTATCCTCACCGCGGACACCAATCGACTCGCGGTCACCGAGATATCTCTCGATGCCCTTGCGGCGCTGCGTGATTCGCAGCTCCGCGAGGTGGTCGTGGTGGCTCGCCGCGGCCCCGAGCACGCGGCGTTCACGCTGCCCGAGCTGATCGGCCTGGCCGACGGACCGGCCCGCGTCTGGGTCGACCCCGCCGACCTGGAACACGTCGACGACGACGCGGTGCACGACATCGAGACCGCCGAGAAGATCGTGCTCCTGCGCGAGATCGCGGCCGGCCCGAAGCCGGAAGAACCGTACCTGCGGCTGGCGTTCGGCCTCACCCCCGAGCGGGTTCTGGGCACCGATCGCGCCGAGGGCGTCCGCTTCCGCCGGACGACGACCGACAGCGAGTTCGTCGACCTCGACGCCGGGCTCGTCTTCACCGCGATCGGCTACCGCGGCCGCCCCGTCCCGGGCCTGCCGTTCGACGACGCGCGCGGCACCGTCGCCAACGTCGCCGGCCGGGTGGTCGCCGATCAGCATCCGGTGCCCGGTCTGTACGTGACCGGCTGGATCAAACGCGGACCGAACGGCTTCATCGGCACCAACAAGACCGACTCCACCGAGACGGTCGCGAAGCTGCTCGCCGACGCCGAAGCGGGCCTGCTGTCCCCGGCTCCGGTCGGCGTATAG
- a CDS encoding diiron oxygenase translates to MTSTQPRPIAYEPPADKAGTDADYNQIVEDLSAASVHRNFDPYVHIAWDAPEMAIIPNDERWILDPEVDPVGKHPWYKAQPIEKQIEMGMWRQSNVAKVGLQFESILIRGLLQYASKLQNGDKRFRYVTHESKEECNHTLMFQEMVNRVGMDVPGMPRFLRTIDPIIPLFSTIFPSVFFFGVLAGEEPIDHLQKDFLRAGANVHPVMAAVMELHVAEEARHISFAHHHLRETIPRRSKPTRLALSVTMPLVMRILCSAIAKPPAAFPRTFDIPDDVWKEMFWKSEDSERFLIDVFGDVRMLAEQCGLMNPVSRRVWKALGIYGRASRYRSEPAYDAH, encoded by the coding sequence ATGACCAGCACACAGCCGCGACCGATCGCGTACGAGCCGCCCGCCGATAAGGCCGGGACCGACGCCGACTACAACCAGATCGTCGAGGACCTCTCCGCCGCCTCGGTGCACCGGAATTTCGATCCCTACGTGCACATCGCGTGGGACGCCCCGGAGATGGCGATCATCCCGAACGACGAGCGCTGGATCCTCGATCCCGAGGTCGACCCGGTCGGCAAGCACCCCTGGTACAAGGCCCAGCCGATCGAGAAGCAGATCGAGATGGGCATGTGGCGGCAGTCGAACGTCGCCAAGGTCGGCCTGCAGTTCGAGTCGATCCTGATTCGCGGCCTGCTGCAGTACGCCTCGAAGCTGCAGAACGGCGACAAGCGCTTCCGCTACGTGACGCACGAGTCCAAGGAAGAGTGCAACCACACCCTGATGTTCCAGGAGATGGTGAACCGGGTGGGCATGGACGTGCCCGGCATGCCGCGCTTCCTGCGGACGATCGATCCGATCATCCCGCTGTTCTCCACCATCTTCCCGTCGGTGTTCTTCTTCGGTGTGCTGGCCGGCGAGGAGCCGATCGACCATCTGCAGAAGGACTTCCTGCGGGCCGGCGCCAACGTGCACCCGGTGATGGCCGCCGTGATGGAGCTGCACGTGGCCGAGGAGGCGCGGCACATCTCGTTCGCCCACCACCACCTGCGTGAGACCATCCCTCGCCGCAGCAAGCCGACTCGGCTCGCCCTGTCGGTCACCATGCCGCTCGTCATGCGCATCCTGTGCAGCGCCATCGCGAAGCCCCCGGCCGCTTTCCCGCGCACGTTCGACATCCCGGACGACGTCTGGAAGGAGATGTTCTGGAAGTCGGAGGACTCCGAGCGCTTCCTGATCGACGTCTTCGGCGACGTCCGCATGCTCGCCGAGCAGTGCGGCCTGATGAACCCGGTCTCGCGACGGGTCTGGAAGGCCCTGGGCATCTACGGTCGCGCCTCGCGCTACCGCAGCGAGCCCGCGTACGACGCGCACTGA
- a CDS encoding sodium:proton antiporter, which produces MDPIEIAVVAVLCVFAIAAANTLAPKLRIAAPLLLVAVGVAVSFLPAMPEFDVDPEIILVGVLPPLLFAAARAMPVMDFRRDFQAIGALSIVLVVVSALVLGLFFEAILPNVDYAFGVALGAIVSPTDAVATATIKRLGAPNRIVTVLSGESLFNDASALVVLRAAIAATAGGISFGGVVLNFLWSLIAAVAVGVAIGLISGRLRARIRNTAVATAVSFTLPYIAYIPAELIGASGLVAAVAAGLVSGLSAVKYLTAAHRQSDVQNWRTVEVLLEGWLFLMMGLELWTLVVEVSNEHESWLHALWPAAVALVMILALRWVFVVPMVWLLERRSRRIIAHEQTLAAMKDSLDPLEDADTRGRRYHSIIDRRLADIDYYRTESMGVREGTVVVWGGLRGVVTLAAAQTLPADTPYRALLILVAFFVAALSLTIQGGLMGPVLRALKLPDQSALVRAEKKRLRGEMIEVGREVLSDPAVVGEDSLIAQQVELLNELENPEDEEHDDAQVLERRIATAKELRRIRRRVVAAQRRRLLELRNRGAYSSAVLTAELAQLDAAELSISG; this is translated from the coding sequence GTGGACCCGATAGAGATCGCTGTCGTCGCGGTGCTGTGCGTCTTCGCGATCGCCGCCGCCAACACGCTCGCCCCCAAGCTGCGGATCGCGGCGCCCCTGCTCCTCGTCGCGGTGGGTGTGGCGGTGAGCTTTCTGCCCGCGATGCCGGAATTCGACGTGGATCCGGAGATCATCCTGGTCGGCGTGCTGCCGCCGCTGCTCTTCGCCGCCGCGCGAGCCATGCCGGTGATGGACTTCCGCCGCGACTTCCAGGCCATCGGAGCGTTGTCGATCGTGCTGGTGGTGGTGTCGGCGCTGGTGCTCGGCCTGTTCTTCGAGGCGATCCTGCCGAACGTCGACTACGCCTTCGGCGTCGCGCTCGGTGCCATCGTGAGTCCGACCGATGCCGTCGCCACCGCGACCATCAAACGACTCGGCGCGCCGAACCGGATCGTCACCGTGCTGTCCGGGGAGAGTCTGTTCAACGATGCGAGCGCCCTGGTGGTGCTGCGCGCGGCCATCGCGGCGACGGCGGGCGGCATCTCGTTCGGCGGCGTGGTGCTCAACTTCCTGTGGTCGCTGATCGCGGCGGTGGCCGTCGGCGTGGCGATCGGCCTGATCAGCGGCCGGCTGCGGGCCCGGATCCGGAACACCGCGGTGGCGACGGCGGTGTCGTTCACGCTGCCCTACATCGCCTACATCCCGGCCGAGCTGATCGGGGCGTCCGGGCTGGTGGCGGCGGTGGCGGCGGGTCTGGTGTCCGGCCTGTCCGCGGTGAAGTACCTGACCGCCGCGCACCGGCAGTCCGATGTGCAGAACTGGCGGACCGTCGAGGTGCTTCTCGAGGGCTGGCTGTTCCTGATGATGGGCCTGGAGCTGTGGACCCTGGTGGTCGAGGTGAGTAACGAACACGAGAGCTGGCTGCACGCGCTGTGGCCGGCCGCGGTGGCGCTGGTGATGATCCTGGCGCTGCGCTGGGTGTTCGTGGTGCCGATGGTCTGGCTGCTGGAACGACGGTCCCGGCGCATCATCGCGCACGAACAGACGCTCGCCGCCATGAAGGACTCGCTCGACCCGCTCGAGGACGCCGACACCCGCGGCCGCCGGTACCACTCGATCATCGACCGGCGGCTGGCCGACATCGACTACTACCGCACCGAATCGATGGGGGTGCGGGAGGGCACCGTGGTCGTGTGGGGCGGTCTGCGCGGTGTGGTGACGCTCGCCGCGGCGCAGACGCTGCCGGCCGACACCCCGTACCGGGCGCTGCTGATCCTGGTCGCCTTCTTCGTCGCCGCGCTGTCGCTGACCATCCAGGGCGGCCTGATGGGGCCGGTGCTGCGCGCCTTGAAGCTGCCCGACCAGTCCGCGCTGGTGCGAGCGGAGAAGAAGCGGCTGCGCGGGGAGATGATCGAGGTGGGACGGGAGGTCCTGTCCGATCCGGCCGTGGTCGGCGAGGACTCGCTGATCGCCCAGCAGGTGGAGCTGCTGAACGAGCTGGAGAACCCCGAGGACGAGGAGCACGACGACGCGCAGGTGCTGGAGCGCCGGATCGCGACCGCGAAGGAACTGCGGCGGATCCGCCGCCGGGTGGTCGCCGCCCAGCGCCGGCGGCTGCTGGAGTTGCGCAACCGCGGCGCCTACAGCTCGGCGGTGCTGACCGCGGAACTCGCTCAGCTCGACGCCGCCGAGCTGAGCATCAGCGGCTGA
- a CDS encoding MFS transporter yields the protein MKHLPRGLWVLLAANVVIALGYGLIAPALPLFADTFGVSLTAVTAVVSAFAVMRLLFAPATGRLVTVLGERRIYLTGLAIVAVSTLACAFAASYWQLLVFRAAGGIGSTMFSVSAMALLIRLAPPQIRGRASGYFSAGFLIGNLTGPLIGAALVGYGLQLPFVVYAVALVIAAIGVATMMPPVPAHGVDQTLATATAPVETVTFGRACRDDAYRAILASNFAQGWASMGVRIALVPLFVTQGLGSSDAWAGVILAFYAGGNMIAILTAGRLSDRFGRRPVLIPGLAIAAASTAALGYSPNLAVALALTTVGGLGSGLFAPTHQAALGDVLGIHQRGGSALAAYGMSSDLGAVTGPMVTGAVATAWGFGPAFVLTGLVCAVALAMWLAARETLSR from the coding sequence CTGAAACACCTTCCACGCGGCCTCTGGGTCCTGCTGGCGGCCAATGTCGTCATCGCCCTCGGCTATGGACTGATCGCCCCTGCGCTGCCGCTGTTCGCGGACACCTTCGGGGTGTCCCTGACGGCGGTCACCGCGGTGGTCTCGGCGTTCGCCGTGATGCGGTTGCTGTTCGCCCCCGCCACGGGGCGGCTGGTGACCGTGCTCGGCGAACGCCGGATCTATCTGACCGGTCTGGCGATCGTCGCCGTGTCGACCCTCGCGTGCGCCTTCGCGGCGAGCTACTGGCAGCTGCTCGTCTTCCGCGCCGCCGGCGGCATCGGGTCGACGATGTTCTCCGTATCCGCGATGGCGCTGCTGATCCGGCTGGCCCCGCCGCAGATCCGCGGACGTGCCTCCGGGTACTTCTCGGCGGGCTTCCTGATCGGCAACCTCACCGGACCGCTGATCGGCGCGGCGCTCGTCGGCTACGGTCTGCAACTGCCGTTCGTCGTCTACGCGGTGGCCCTGGTGATCGCGGCGATCGGTGTCGCCACCATGATGCCGCCGGTGCCCGCGCACGGGGTGGATCAGACGCTGGCGACCGCCACCGCCCCGGTCGAGACGGTCACCTTCGGCCGGGCGTGCCGCGACGACGCCTACCGCGCGATCCTCGCCTCCAACTTCGCCCAGGGCTGGGCCTCGATGGGTGTGCGCATCGCCCTGGTCCCCCTCTTCGTGACCCAGGGCCTCGGTTCCTCGGATGCCTGGGCCGGCGTCATCCTGGCGTTCTACGCCGGCGGGAACATGATCGCCATTCTCACCGCGGGCCGGCTCTCCGATCGCTTCGGGCGACGCCCCGTCCTGATCCCCGGCCTCGCCATCGCGGCGGCGTCGACCGCGGCCCTCGGCTACTCCCCGAACCTCGCCGTGGCACTGGCCCTCACCACCGTCGGCGGCCTCGGTTCGGGACTGTTCGCGCCGACCCATCAGGCCGCGCTGGGCGACGTCCTCGGCATCCACCAGCGCGGCGGTTCGGCGCTCGCCGCGTACGGCATGTCGTCCGATCTGGGCGCGGTCACCGGACCGATGGTGACCGGCGCGGTCGCCACCGCCTGGGGCTTCGGCCCCGCCTTCGTGCTGACCGGTCTGGTATGCGCGGTCGCGCTGGCGATGTGGCTCGCAGCCCGGGAGACGCTCAGCCGCTGA
- a CDS encoding universal stress protein, which yields MSVILVGVDGSAEAVNAVRWAAQTAALEGADLKIVSAYTTTTSDYAPGLVIPQDVIDAIRGEVSKYVQDAAKVAEEAAPGITIHGSIAEGDAAHVMIDFSESAEMVVLGSRGLGGLKGLFLGSVSTSVAAHAKSKVVIVPTEAKLNDGPVVVGVDDSKISDPAVAEAYRQADLRKAELIAVHTWTPLDADALHGFGLSAEEIQEMSEQAIEAVSERMAGYTEDYPDVPVKRVVIPEEPGKAILDAAGDSASLIVMGSRGRGGFTGLLLGSRSQKVLHNAQVPVMIVRHH from the coding sequence ATGAGCGTGATTCTTGTCGGTGTAGACGGTTCGGCCGAAGCGGTCAACGCGGTGCGCTGGGCGGCACAGACCGCCGCGCTCGAGGGTGCCGACCTCAAAATCGTCTCGGCCTACACGACCACCACGAGCGACTACGCTCCCGGGCTGGTGATCCCGCAGGACGTGATCGACGCGATCCGCGGCGAGGTCAGCAAGTACGTGCAGGATGCCGCCAAGGTCGCCGAGGAAGCGGCGCCCGGCATCACCATCCACGGCTCCATCGCCGAGGGCGACGCCGCGCACGTGATGATCGACTTCTCCGAGAGCGCCGAGATGGTGGTGCTCGGCAGCCGCGGCCTGGGCGGGCTGAAGGGTCTGTTCCTCGGCTCGGTGAGCACCAGCGTCGCCGCGCACGCCAAGTCCAAGGTCGTGATCGTGCCGACCGAGGCCAAGCTGAACGACGGCCCCGTCGTGGTCGGCGTCGACGACTCGAAGATCAGCGACCCGGCCGTCGCCGAGGCCTACCGGCAGGCCGACCTGCGCAAGGCCGAGCTGATCGCCGTGCACACCTGGACCCCGCTCGACGCCGATGCCCTGCACGGCTTCGGACTGAGCGCCGAGGAGATCCAGGAGATGAGCGAGCAGGCCATCGAGGCCGTTTCCGAGCGCATGGCCGGCTACACCGAGGACTACCCGGATGTCCCGGTCAAGCGCGTGGTGATCCCCGAGGAGCCCGGCAAGGCCATCCTCGACGCGGCCGGCGATTCCGCGTCGCTGATCGTCATGGGCAGCCGCGGCCGCGGCGGCTTCACCGGCCTGCTCCTGGGTTCGCGCAGCCAGAAGGTGCTGCACAACGCCCAGGTGCCGGTGATGATCGTGCGCCACCACTGA